In one window of Methanolobus mangrovi DNA:
- a CDS encoding transcriptional regulator, whose product MKTTCEIMVQRVLPAIRAELARCMICEHGKNQQEVAEVLELSRAAVSQYVNDKRGAEVDFSEEAQQEIKRFAASLLEGMKSREQVAGMCNVCKFVQRSGWLNKNEPYAGYCVLCGDGEVH is encoded by the coding sequence ATGAAAACAACATGTGAGATCATGGTTCAGCGGGTACTGCCTGCTATACGTGCAGAGCTTGCGAGATGTATGATCTGTGAGCATGGAAAAAACCAGCAGGAAGTTGCAGAGGTACTGGAGCTATCACGGGCAGCCGTGTCTCAGTATGTCAATGATAAACGTGGTGCAGAGGTTGATTTTTCAGAGGAGGCCCAGCAGGAGATAAAGAGATTTGCTGCCAGTCTTCTTGAGGGGATGAAGTCAAGGGAGCAGGTTGCTGGAATGTGCAATGTCTGCAAGTTCGTCCAGCGTTCCGGCTGGCTCAACAAAAATGAACCGTATGCCGGTTATTGTGT